A genomic stretch from Eubacterium sulci ATCC 35585 includes:
- a CDS encoding lantibiotic ABC transporter, whose product MEHSDKLRSHLFTTYYAPRGRSRIYGLGIQLAQQYLSPFDKLIGVIGEAGSGKSALIKGMFPGLELTNDDDGVNVRPLPILQQDYEQGFFTPHTYHLDIRFEMGFHQLSVLAGAILQAIKRGKRVIVEHFDIVYPMLNMNADLLIGVGEEIVLTRPRIFGPFPDEIYKMVYTSLPYRLMAHTAEDICEYFMPKDEISRCTHDDIRHGFIVAFPDYQPNFDLVELENKVNDVIKREIPVSYYDDNHIKIGDLIHPCTGPRTHVSNTKMIKEFHLLHHFIYDVINKRYLMVGCVGENSLEKLKSLDSVNEHMAGMIK is encoded by the coding sequence ATGGAACATAGCGATAAATTAAGGAGTCACCTGTTTACTACATACTATGCACCTAGAGGAAGGTCGAGAATTTATGGACTTGGAATTCAGCTAGCGCAGCAGTACCTTTCACCATTTGATAAGCTCATTGGTGTTATTGGCGAGGCTGGATCAGGAAAGAGTGCGCTCATAAAGGGAATGTTCCCAGGCCTTGAGCTGACAAATGACGATGACGGAGTGAATGTTAGACCGCTGCCAATTCTCCAGCAGGACTATGAGCAGGGCTTCTTCACGCCACATACTTATCATCTTGATATTCGCTTTGAGATGGGTTTTCACCAGCTTTCAGTTTTGGCAGGAGCGATTCTTCAGGCTATCAAAAGGGGAAAGCGTGTAATCGTTGAGCACTTTGATATCGTATATCCTATGCTCAATATGAACGCTGATCTTTTAATTGGCGTGGGTGAGGAAATTGTTTTGACAAGACCTAGAATTTTTGGCCCATTTCCTGATGAAATCTACAAGATGGTCTACACATCTCTGCCATATAGACTCATGGCACATACTGCAGAGGATATCTGTGAGTACTTCATGCCTAAGGATGAAATTTCAAGATGTACACACGATGACATCAGGCACGGTTTCATAGTGGCATTCCCGGATTATCAGCCTAACTTTGATCTTGTAGAGCTAGAAAATAAGGTCAATGATGTTATAAAAAGGGAAATACCAGTCTCATACTACGATGATAACCACATCAAAATTGGAGACCTTATCCATCCTTGTACGGGACCGCGTACTCATGTTTCAAACACCAAGATGATTAAGGAGTTTCACCTTCTTCACCACTTCATCTATGACGTTATTAACAAGCGCTACTTAATGGTTGGCTGCGTTGGTGAAAATTCTCTAGAAAAGCTAAAGTCCTTAGACAGCGTAAACGAGCATATGGCAGGTATGATAAAATAG